The following proteins come from a genomic window of Streptomyces sp. NBC_00539:
- the dpgD gene encoding enoyl-CoA-hydratase DpgD, whose translation MPKHSAVRYEKNDHVARITLDRPEVLNAMNLSMHEELAEIWDDFEGDDDMRVAVLTGAGERAFSVGQDLKELAGRDRAGTAAPATFGSRGKPGWPRLTERFDLAKPVVAAVRGYALGGGFELALACDIVIACEDASFALPEARLGLMAGAGGVFRLTRQLPWKTAMGHLLTGRPMDAHRAYELGLVNEVASATGFEACVESWVADLVRCAPLSVRAMKEAATKSATMPLEQAFATRYPWEERRMHSRDAVEGPAAFAEKRAPRWQAR comes from the coding sequence ATGCCAAAACATTCAGCGGTGCGGTACGAGAAGAATGACCACGTTGCCCGGATCACGCTCGACAGGCCCGAGGTCCTCAATGCGATGAACCTGTCGATGCACGAGGAGCTCGCCGAAATCTGGGACGATTTCGAGGGTGACGACGACATGCGGGTGGCGGTACTCACCGGCGCCGGCGAGCGGGCGTTTTCCGTCGGTCAGGACTTGAAGGAACTGGCCGGCCGGGACCGCGCCGGAACCGCCGCCCCCGCCACCTTCGGCAGCCGCGGCAAGCCGGGCTGGCCCCGGTTGACCGAACGGTTCGACCTGGCCAAGCCGGTCGTCGCCGCCGTGCGGGGGTACGCACTGGGAGGGGGCTTCGAACTGGCTCTGGCCTGCGACATCGTCATCGCCTGCGAGGACGCCTCGTTCGCGTTGCCGGAGGCCAGACTCGGCCTCATGGCCGGTGCCGGAGGGGTGTTCCGGCTGACCCGGCAGCTGCCCTGGAAGACGGCGATGGGACACCTCCTCACGGGTCGCCCGATGGATGCCCACCGGGCCTACGAACTCGGTCTGGTCAACGAGGTCGCCTCCGCCACCGGTTTCGAGGCGTGCGTCGAAAGCTGGGTGGCCGACCTCGTACGCTGCGCTCCGCTCTCCGTCCGGGCGATGAAGGAGGCGGCGACGAAGTCCGCGACGATGCCGCTGGAGCAGGCGTTCGCGACCCGCTACCCGTGGGAGGAGCGGCGGATGCACAGCAGGGACGCAGTCGAGGGACCGGCGGCCTTCGCCGAGAAGCGCGCTCCGCGGTGGCAGGCCCGCTGA
- the dpgA gene encoding 3,5-dihydroxyphenylacetyl-CoA synthase DpgA: MKLTANPPRITGIGTAVPKTSYTQQEMLDEFGITDPRVRSIFLNSAIERRGLTLPPLLPDGSRAMETQGELLQKHRVNGLAMGREAIEACLKDAGASLEDIRYLCCTTTTGLLTPGFSALLIKELGLDVHTSRLDVVGMGCNAGLNALTAVASWANSHPGELAVLVCIEACSAAYVFDGTMRSSVVNSLFGDGSGAVAVMAPAVTEAVSRPLAAVAPAASVVPVEDAAPVEDAEPAEDAAPAGGSAPVEQAVPAGSDPALLRFSSCIIPEAVGAMRYDWDDTHGKFSFYLDPEVPYVVGAHAEIALDRLLEGTGLGRSDIAHWVIHSGGKKVIDAVRANLGLSRHDVRHTTGVLRDHGNVSSGSFLFSYERLRAEGVTAPGEFGVFMTMGPGSTIEMALVSW, translated from the coding sequence GTGAAATTGACAGCAAATCCGCCGAGGATAACGGGAATCGGGACCGCTGTACCGAAGACTTCCTATACGCAGCAGGAGATGCTCGACGAGTTCGGAATCACCGATCCGCGGGTGCGCTCGATATTCCTCAACAGCGCCATCGAACGGCGCGGTCTGACCCTGCCGCCGCTCCTGCCGGACGGTTCCCGGGCCATGGAGACGCAGGGCGAACTCCTGCAGAAGCACCGGGTCAACGGCCTCGCCATGGGCCGGGAGGCCATCGAGGCGTGCCTCAAGGACGCGGGCGCCTCGCTGGAGGACATCCGCTACCTGTGCTGCACGACGACCACGGGCCTGCTGACACCCGGTTTCTCCGCGCTCCTCATCAAGGAGCTGGGCCTGGACGTGCACACCTCCCGCCTCGACGTGGTGGGCATGGGCTGCAACGCCGGCCTCAACGCCCTGACCGCCGTGGCCTCCTGGGCCAACTCCCACCCGGGTGAGCTCGCGGTGCTGGTGTGCATCGAAGCCTGCTCGGCGGCGTACGTCTTCGACGGCACGATGCGTTCGTCCGTGGTCAACAGCCTCTTCGGCGACGGGTCCGGGGCGGTCGCGGTCATGGCGCCCGCGGTGACCGAGGCGGTCTCGCGGCCCCTCGCGGCCGTGGCACCCGCCGCATCCGTGGTACCCGTCGAAGACGCCGCACCCGTCGAAGACGCCGAACCCGCCGAAGACGCCGCACCGGCCGGAGGCTCCGCGCCCGTCGAGCAGGCCGTGCCCGCCGGTTCGGACCCCGCGCTGCTGAGGTTCTCCAGCTGCATCATTCCCGAGGCCGTCGGCGCCATGCGCTACGACTGGGACGACACCCACGGAAAGTTCAGCTTCTATCTCGACCCGGAAGTCCCTTATGTGGTCGGAGCCCATGCGGAGATCGCACTCGACCGGCTCCTTGAGGGGACGGGATTGGGGCGGTCCGACATTGCCCACTGGGTCATCCACTCGGGCGGAAAGAAAGTGATCGACGCGGTCCGGGCCAACCTCGGGCTCAGCCGGCACGACGTACGGCACACGACCGGGGTGCTGCGCGACCACGGAAATGTCTCCAGCGGATCGTTCCTCTTCTCCTACGAACGGCTGCGTGCCGAGGGCGTGACCGCCCCCGGTGAATTCGGTGTCTTTATGACCATGGGGCCGGGATCGACCATCGAAATGGCCCTGGTCTCCTGGTGA
- the dpgC gene encoding (3,5-dihydroxyphenyl)acetyl-CoA 1,2-dioxygenase DpgC yields MTTAVAPGAAPLWSVPAPHFGGVLADDARTLAAFAAAGEELLAALPARPGRDEEQDALAQSVFTACRAARRSFLTLHTEAVYDELTGGRTRHERLAGLLDAAAVRFPGLVPTGAQMAAEGACIQAEKEGREIDQALFCAAVLRSRTAGPHLIDAMLLPTPRALELLDGFRATGRAELERVLVERVGEAAHVTFRNAHCLNAEDNTLIADLETAVDLALLDDGVRVGVLRGGEVDHPRYQGRRVFSAGINLKDLRNGDISFVDFLLGRELGYINKMYRGLLTDPQAEAWAERTVQKPWIGAVDTFAIGGGMQLLLVLDRVIAEEGAYLSLPAAEEGIVPGLGNLRLSRLTGARTARQVILAGRRITTADPDVHLVCDQVVPAQEMDAAVETAVRELSGPAVAANRRMLGLTEEPLDLYRTYLAEFAVVQAARSYSEDVLAKVERRWQRSRARG; encoded by the coding sequence ATGACCACCGCCGTCGCACCCGGGGCGGCACCGCTGTGGTCCGTCCCCGCCCCGCACTTCGGCGGCGTGCTCGCCGACGACGCACGGACCCTCGCGGCGTTCGCCGCCGCCGGGGAGGAACTGCTGGCCGCGCTGCCGGCCAGACCCGGTCGCGACGAGGAGCAGGACGCCCTCGCGCAGAGCGTGTTCACCGCCTGCCGTGCGGCCCGCCGCTCCTTCCTGACCCTGCACACCGAGGCCGTGTACGACGAGCTGACCGGCGGCCGTACCCGCCACGAGCGCCTGGCCGGACTGCTCGACGCGGCGGCCGTCCGCTTCCCCGGGCTGGTGCCCACGGGGGCCCAGATGGCGGCGGAAGGCGCCTGCATCCAGGCCGAGAAGGAGGGCCGGGAGATCGACCAGGCGCTCTTCTGCGCCGCGGTGCTGCGCTCGCGGACCGCGGGGCCGCACCTCATCGACGCCATGCTGCTGCCCACCCCCCGGGCCCTGGAGCTCCTCGACGGGTTCCGCGCCACGGGACGGGCCGAGTTGGAGAGGGTGCTCGTCGAACGGGTCGGCGAGGCGGCCCACGTGACCTTCCGCAACGCCCACTGCCTCAACGCCGAGGACAACACCCTGATCGCCGACCTGGAGACGGCGGTGGACCTGGCGCTGCTCGACGACGGGGTACGGGTCGGCGTCCTGCGCGGCGGCGAGGTGGACCACCCCCGCTACCAGGGCCGCCGGGTGTTCAGCGCCGGCATCAACCTCAAGGACCTGCGCAACGGGGACATCTCGTTCGTGGACTTCCTGCTCGGCCGGGAGCTCGGCTACATCAACAAGATGTACCGCGGTCTGCTGACCGATCCGCAGGCAGAAGCCTGGGCGGAGCGGACCGTCCAGAAGCCCTGGATCGGCGCCGTGGACACCTTCGCGATCGGCGGCGGCATGCAGTTGCTGCTCGTCCTCGACCGCGTCATCGCCGAGGAGGGCGCCTACCTCAGCCTGCCCGCCGCCGAGGAGGGCATCGTGCCGGGCCTCGGCAACCTCCGGCTGAGCCGGCTGACCGGTGCCCGCACCGCCCGCCAGGTCATCCTGGCCGGCCGCCGCATCACCACGGCGGACCCCGACGTCCACCTGGTCTGCGACCAGGTCGTGCCCGCACAGGAGATGGACGCGGCCGTGGAGACCGCCGTACGGGAGCTCAGCGGTCCCGCCGTCGCGGCCAACCGGCGCATGCTGGGGCTCACGGAGGAGCCGCTGGACCTGTACCGCACCTACCTGGCCGAGTTCGCGGTGGTCCAGGCCGCCCGCTCGTACAGCGAGGACGTCCTCGCCAAGGTCGAGCGGCGCTGGCAGCGTTCACGGGCGCGGGGCTGA
- a CDS encoding glycine amidinotransferase, with the protein MQLNSFDEWSPLKEVIVGSARNYVSHERELSFDLFFHDNLAMDNSSRSEWYYPRLSARGAEPRGPGDGRVPIKERYVAELNEDLEELAGVLRSLSVNVLRPSDLEAQTNEVRTPAWSASVVPPLNVRDNTLIVGDEIIETPPMIRSRYFETQFLKSAFQDYFRQGARWTVMPRPMMTDASFDLSYVRTSTAGGPTEPITDPQASPYDVGLEMMFDGAQCLRLGRDIVANIATANHALAVDWLERHLEGRFRIHRVHQLSDSHIDSMVLALRPGTLLVRSKEVAEKLPEPLRKWDLIVAPTPAGDNFPRYEDDDLILTSPFIDLNVLSVGPDTVLVNEACPELIRLLESHKFTVVPVRHRHRRLFGGGFHCFTLDTVREGGAEDYLG; encoded by the coding sequence GTGCAACTGAACAGCTTTGACGAGTGGTCACCACTGAAGGAGGTGATCGTCGGCTCTGCCAGGAACTACGTGTCGCACGAACGGGAGCTGTCGTTCGACCTCTTCTTCCATGACAACCTGGCCATGGACAACTCGTCCCGCTCCGAGTGGTACTACCCGCGACTGTCCGCGCGCGGGGCCGAGCCGCGCGGGCCGGGTGACGGGCGGGTGCCGATCAAGGAACGCTACGTCGCCGAACTGAACGAGGACCTGGAGGAGCTCGCCGGCGTGCTCCGCTCCCTGTCGGTGAACGTCCTGCGGCCGTCCGACCTGGAGGCGCAGACCAACGAGGTCCGTACGCCCGCCTGGTCGGCGTCGGTCGTACCGCCGCTGAACGTGCGGGACAACACCCTCATCGTCGGCGACGAGATCATCGAAACCCCGCCGATGATCCGCTCACGGTACTTCGAGACGCAGTTCCTCAAGTCCGCCTTCCAGGACTACTTCCGGCAGGGGGCCCGCTGGACGGTCATGCCCCGGCCGATGATGACCGACGCGTCCTTCGACCTGTCGTACGTACGGACCAGCACCGCGGGAGGGCCGACCGAGCCCATCACCGACCCGCAGGCGTCGCCGTACGACGTGGGTCTGGAGATGATGTTCGACGGGGCCCAGTGCCTGCGGCTCGGCCGGGACATCGTGGCCAACATCGCGACGGCCAACCACGCGCTGGCCGTCGACTGGCTGGAGCGCCACCTCGAGGGCCGGTTCCGGATCCACCGGGTGCACCAGCTCAGCGACAGCCACATCGACAGCATGGTGCTCGCGCTGCGGCCCGGGACCCTGCTGGTGCGCTCCAAGGAAGTGGCCGAGAAGCTGCCCGAGCCGCTGCGCAAGTGGGACCTGATCGTGGCGCCCACGCCGGCGGGCGACAACTTCCCCCGCTACGAGGACGACGACCTCATCCTGACCAGCCCCTTCATAGACCTGAACGTCCTCTCCGTCGGGCCGGACACGGTGCTGGTGAACGAGGCGTGCCCCGAGCTGATCCGGCTGCTGGAGTCGCACAAGTTCACCGTCGTGCCCGTCCGGCACCGGCACCGCCGGCTGTTCGGCGGCGGGTTCCACTGCTTCACCCTCGACACCGTGCGCGAGGGCGGGGCCGAGGACTACCTCGGCTGA
- the dpgB gene encoding enoyl-CoA-hydratase DpgB: protein MNSNIAEIDAARPLDELTATVQALCDEVESSRTKTAVVLRLVGSGERRQWPGDVSVSAVNRWERAVRRLEKLDAITVAVAAESCAGPALDLLLATDFRIGATGLRLVLPVNDGHFWPGMALYRLVRHLGAQRARQIVMWGADIPLGRAVGLGLIDEVGDGIEEALATATALTGRLSNRETALRRQLIAEAVSAEYDEALGLHLAACDRELRRLRAAAAECPVATDAASAAVVADTAPELTGAVA from the coding sequence ATGAACAGCAATATCGCGGAGATCGACGCGGCCCGCCCCCTGGACGAGCTGACCGCCACCGTCCAGGCCCTCTGCGACGAGGTCGAGTCCTCCCGCACCAAGACCGCCGTCGTGCTGCGGCTCGTCGGCTCCGGCGAGAGGCGGCAGTGGCCCGGGGACGTCAGCGTCTCGGCCGTCAACCGCTGGGAGCGGGCAGTCCGCCGCCTGGAGAAGCTCGACGCGATCACGGTCGCCGTGGCCGCGGAGAGCTGCGCCGGCCCCGCCCTGGACCTGCTCCTCGCCACCGACTTCCGGATCGGCGCCACCGGGCTGCGACTGGTGCTGCCGGTCAACGACGGCCACTTCTGGCCGGGCATGGCGCTGTACCGACTGGTCCGTCACCTGGGCGCGCAGCGGGCCCGGCAGATCGTCATGTGGGGCGCGGACATCCCGCTGGGCCGGGCCGTCGGCCTGGGTCTGATCGACGAGGTCGGTGACGGCATCGAGGAGGCCCTGGCCACCGCGACCGCCCTCACCGGCCGCCTGTCGAACCGCGAGACGGCGCTGCGCCGCCAGTTGATCGCCGAAGCCGTGTCCGCCGAGTACGACGAGGCCCTCGGCCTCCACCTCGCCGCCTGCGACCGTGAACTGCGCCGGCTGCGGGCAGCGGCCGCCGAGTGCCCCGTGGCCACCGACGCGGCGTCGGCCGCGGTCGTCGCGGACACCGCACCGGAGCTCACCGGAGCCGTCGCATGA
- a CDS encoding MbtH family protein, with protein sequence MANPFDDPDGRFRVLVNDEGQHSLWPEFADVPQGWTVTFGVSDRASCVEHINATWTDMRPRSLATQLDRTA encoded by the coding sequence GTGGCGAATCCTTTCGACGACCCCGACGGCCGATTCCGCGTTCTGGTCAACGATGAGGGCCAGCATTCCCTGTGGCCCGAGTTCGCGGACGTTCCGCAGGGCTGGACGGTGACCTTCGGCGTATCGGACCGGGCGTCCTGCGTGGAGCACATCAACGCCACCTGGACCGACATGCGACCGCGCAGCCTGGCGACCCAGCTGGACCGCACCGCCTGA
- a CDS encoding methyltransferase codes for MDTLHHGDPVFERFQFLVNAPALFNAVATAVELRIFHFLADNPGSAPEDIREFTDMPQHQLRVLLQAVCTTGLLRRENGNYFNSAVAQDLLASDAEDSWGHIIVGWKEVYYPAFAHMTKALKAGTNTALDAYPGDEPTLYQRLSRNPELEAVFHRAMSAFTLQSVDALVERPEFESVRKLLDIGGGDGTTSARLAARHQDLSSTVFDMPSVSKLGEKATAVLADRVELHPGDIFNDEFPLGSDAVLFSHVLEIFSEDQILGLMKKAYDALPEGGKVFVYGYNVSDDETTGVFGARLGLYFNVLASGQGMAYPARDYEAWLSQVGFTGVQTIGGLPYEHGLTLGVK; via the coding sequence ATGGACACCTTGCACCACGGCGACCCGGTTTTCGAGCGTTTTCAGTTCCTGGTGAATGCGCCGGCTCTGTTCAACGCGGTCGCCACGGCGGTCGAGCTGAGGATCTTCCACTTCCTCGCCGACAATCCCGGTTCCGCCCCCGAGGACATCCGCGAATTCACCGACATGCCGCAGCACCAGCTGCGCGTCCTGCTCCAGGCGGTGTGCACGACCGGCCTGCTGCGCCGTGAGAACGGGAACTACTTCAACTCCGCCGTGGCCCAGGACCTGCTCGCCTCGGACGCGGAGGACAGCTGGGGTCACATCATCGTGGGCTGGAAGGAGGTCTATTACCCCGCCTTCGCCCACATGACCAAGGCGCTCAAGGCCGGCACGAACACCGCCCTCGATGCCTACCCTGGTGACGAGCCGACGCTCTACCAGCGCCTTTCGCGCAATCCGGAGCTGGAGGCGGTATTCCACCGCGCGATGAGCGCGTTCACCCTGCAGTCCGTCGACGCGCTCGTGGAGCGCCCCGAGTTCGAGTCGGTGCGCAAGCTGCTCGACATCGGCGGCGGTGACGGGACCACCTCCGCCCGTCTGGCCGCCCGCCACCAAGACCTCAGCTCCACCGTCTTCGACATGCCGAGCGTCTCCAAGCTCGGCGAGAAGGCCACCGCCGTCCTCGCCGACCGGGTCGAACTCCACCCCGGTGACATCTTCAACGACGAGTTCCCCCTCGGCAGCGACGCTGTGCTCTTCAGCCACGTCCTGGAAATCTTCTCCGAGGACCAGATCCTCGGCCTGATGAAGAAGGCGTACGACGCCCTTCCCGAGGGCGGAAAGGTATTCGTCTACGGCTACAACGTCTCCGACGACGAGACCACCGGGGTGTTCGGCGCCCGCCTCGGCCTCTATTTCAACGTCCTTGCCAGCGGTCAGGGAATGGCCTACCCGGCGCGGGACTACGAGGCGTGGCTGAGCCAGGTCGGTTTCACCGGCGTGCAGACCATCGGCGGACTGCCCTACGAGCACGGCCTCACGCTCGGCGTGAAGTGA